The Campylobacter sp. CN_NE2 genome contains a region encoding:
- a CDS encoding glycosyltransferase family 32 protein — MIPKIIHYCWFGGKPLPQMALNCIESWKKYCPDYEIIEWNESNFDVNALQYTKEAYEAKKYAFVADVARLKALYEFGGIYMDTDMELLKNIDDLMNNKFFLGFESAECVNLAICGSEAKSDILQEMLNYYKTHNFMLKNNQLNTTTIVKIMTNILVGRNLKLNGELQKIDDCVVYPTDYFYPKSLVTNTTKITDNTYAIHHYDGSWRSELETKIFEKRAWFIDKFGNKFGKFLYYSYFVIQNIKTYGAKEAFYKSINKYRAAKGIF; from the coding sequence ATGATACCAAAAATTATACATTATTGTTGGTTTGGCGGTAAGCCGCTACCACAAATGGCACTAAATTGTATCGAAAGCTGGAAAAAGTATTGCCCTGATTATGAAATTATTGAGTGGAATGAAAGTAATTTTGATGTAAATGCGTTACAATATACAAAAGAAGCATACGAAGCCAAAAAATACGCCTTTGTTGCAGATGTAGCAAGACTTAAAGCTTTGTATGAATTTGGCGGAATTTATATGGATACCGATATGGAACTTTTAAAAAATATCGATGATTTAATGAATAATAAATTTTTTCTTGGTTTTGAAAGTGCCGAGTGCGTAAATTTAGCAATCTGCGGTAGTGAAGCAAAATCAGACATATTGCAAGAAATGCTAAATTATTACAAAACACACAACTTTATGCTCAAAAACAATCAACTAAACACAACAACTATCGTAAAAATAATGACAAATATATTGGTCGGGCGAAATCTTAAACTAAACGGCGAACTTCAAAAAATAGATGATTGTGTTGTTTATCCGACCGATTATTTTTATCCAAAAAGCCTTGTAACAAATACTACCAAAATCACAGACAATACATACGCAATCCATCATTATGACGGCAGTTGGCGAAGTGAATTAGAAACAAAAATATTTGAAAAAAGAGCGTGGTTTATAGATAAATTTGGAAATAAATTTGGCAAATTTCTGTATTATTCTTATTTTGTGATACAAAATATAAAAACTTACGGAGCAAAAGAGGCTTTTTATAAGAGCATAAACAAATATAGAGCAGCCAAAGGAATATTTTAA
- a CDS encoding glycosyltransferase translates to MNACLVIATNSYSGAVRVARFVYDILIDMKFNVKVLNTYHDEEGFFSDIERDTMNFTAGEFVKPYCELRKYFSKNKFDLILGFAGYMNFIIALLNPKAKLIISEHGNHTAYVHFLYKPLIFLAYKRADFITFLSEFDYDFYKIKKSQIMPNPFFMDISDEKFEKENIILFPSRIDKNKRLDFLINAFCLVDEKVRNSYKIVVCGNGSERDKCIKLAKENGVNLEIIRFTKEIDKFYKRAKIVALTSLSEGFGMILMEAIFFDCARISTDCISGPRYLIKDGVDGFLSGINDTAEFAKKLEILMSNEKLRLEFCQKAGERKSKFEPYKISQKWKNLIQKVMNKDIKD, encoded by the coding sequence ATGAACGCTTGTCTTGTGATAGCTACAAACTCTTATAGTGGTGCTGTTAGGGTTGCGAGATTTGTCTATGATATTTTAATTGATATGAAATTTAATGTCAAAGTTTTAAATACCTATCATGACGAAGAGGGCTTTTTTAGTGACATAGAACGCGATACTATGAATTTTACCGCAGGAGAGTTTGTAAAACCATATTGTGAATTACGAAAATATTTTTCTAAAAATAAATTTGATTTGATATTAGGCTTTGCTGGATATATGAATTTTATAATTGCCCTATTAAATCCAAAGGCAAAACTTATTATTTCAGAACATGGAAATCATACGGCTTATGTGCATTTTTTGTATAAACCACTAATTTTTTTAGCATACAAAAGGGCTGATTTTATCACATTTTTGAGCGAATTTGATTACGATTTTTACAAAATAAAAAAATCTCAAATCATGCCAAATCCTTTTTTTATGGATATTTCAGATGAAAAATTTGAAAAAGAAAATATTATTTTATTTCCGTCAAGAATCGATAAAAACAAACGGCTTGATTTTTTGATAAATGCTTTTTGTCTTGTTGATGAAAAAGTGCGAAATTCTTATAAAATCGTTGTTTGCGGAAATGGCAGCGAACGAGATAAGTGTATAAAACTAGCCAAAGAAAATGGCGTGAATTTAGAGATTATTAGATTTACAAAAGAGATAGATAAATTTTATAAAAGAGCAAAAATAGTAGCACTTACTAGTTTAAGCGAAGGTTTTGGTATGATACTCATGGAAGCTATCTTTTTTGATTGTGCTAGGATTTCAACTGATTGTATTAGCGGTCCAAGATATTTGATAAAAGATGGCGTTGATGGATTTTTATCTGGTATAAACGATACTGCCGAATTTGCTAAAAAACTTGAAATTTTAATGAGCAATGAAAAACTAAGACTAGAATTTTGCCAAAAAGCAGGGGAGCGCAAGAGTAAATTTGAACCATATAAAATATCACAAAAATGGAAAAATTTAATCCAAAAAGTAATGAATAAAGATATAAAGGACTGA
- a CDS encoding glycosyltransferase family 2 protein produces MKPKISVIIPCYNLGEKIERCLNSVINQSFKDIEIIVVNDGSTDNSLQIIQKFKDDRIVIVNKENGGLPSARKAGYEVAKGEYISHIDGDDEVLPNFLESLYNGAVESEADLVVGDVIFVVDGKEIIHKDILQSGVVDKKKYLDDILNARYDRILTSVWNKLYKKTLHDKVEFPVDIRFYAEDRCMFPKIVFFAEKIYKINNAAYKYYFELKPITFDKIKDDFEKSENLSNFFTQNGFEHAKMIFCKETLELLFRYFFVLLPLNTDDMKKTLKIYKDKIIKIIKSSEFKDCGLKKYKKIALSMLMKLPDFLIFPICRVSKALLNMLIRIKK; encoded by the coding sequence ATGAAACCAAAAATTTCTGTGATTATTCCTTGTTACAATCTTGGAGAAAAAATAGAGCGATGCCTAAATAGCGTTATAAATCAATCGTTTAAAGACATAGAGATTATCGTTGTAAATGACGGTAGCACCGATAACTCGCTTCAAATAATTCAAAAATTTAAAGATGATAGAATTGTAATCGTAAATAAAGAAAATGGCGGTTTGCCAAGTGCCAGAAAAGCTGGTTACGAAGTAGCAAAAGGCGAATACATAAGCCATATCGACGGCGATGATGAGGTTTTGCCAAATTTCTTAGAAAGTTTATATAATGGTGCAGTTGAAAGTGAGGCTGATTTAGTAGTTGGCGATGTTATTTTTGTAGTTGACGGCAAAGAGATTATTCATAAAGATATTTTACAAAGTGGTGTTGTAGATAAAAAAAAGTATTTAGATGATATATTAAACGCTAGATATGATAGAATTTTAACTTCCGTTTGGAATAAATTGTATAAAAAAACTTTGCACGATAAGGTCGAATTTCCTGTTGATATTAGATTTTACGCAGAAGATAGATGTATGTTTCCAAAAATAGTGTTTTTTGCGGAAAAAATTTATAAAATAAACAATGCAGCCTATAAATATTATTTTGAGCTAAAACCAATTACATTTGATAAAATAAAAGATGATTTTGAAAAAAGTGAAAATTTGTCAAATTTTTTCACTCAAAATGGATTTGAACATGCAAAAATGATATTTTGCAAAGAAACATTGGAACTTTTATTTCGCTATTTTTTCGTTTTGTTACCTTTAAATACAGATGATATGAAAAAAACTTTAAAAATTTACAAAGATAAAATTATCAAGATAATAAAAAGTAGCGAATTTAAAGATTGTGGTTTGAAAAAATATAAAAAAATCGCATTGTCTATGCTGATGAAATTACCCGATTTTTTGATATTTCCTATATGTCGTGTATCAAAAGCTTTACTAAATATGCTAATAAGGATTAAAAAATAA
- a CDS encoding glycosyltransferase family 2 protein: protein MKPKISVIIPCYNLGEKIERCLNSVINQSFKDIEIIVVNDGSTDNSLQIIQKFKDDRIVIVNKENGGLPSARKAGYEVAKGEYISHIDGDDEVLPNFLESLYRGASENNADLVLSDAIFIRDGIESIHKDSLQSGVVDKKKYLDDILNARYDRVLTSVVNKLYKKTLHDRVEFPVDIRFYAEDRCIIPKIAFFAEKIYKVDDTFYRYYLNRKQMTFLKLKDNFIVNESLTNFFTKQGFNDAETIFCKDSMRVVFHYFFISTPFDKNDIKQTLKEYKSKICEITKSSEFKDCSLEKYKKFMLSILIRLPNSVILSICAMSKTLAKFAIFARNLFLRIKSCK from the coding sequence ATGAAACCAAAAATTTCTGTGATTATTCCTTGTTACAATCTTGGAGAAAAAATAGAGCGATGCCTAAATAGCGTTATAAATCAATCGTTTAAAGATATAGAGATTATCGTTGTAAATGACGGCAGCACTGATAACTCGCTTCAAATAATTCAAAAATTTAAAGATGATAGAATTGTAATCGTAAATAAAGAAAACGGTGGTTTGCCAAGTGCTAGAAAAGCAGGCTACGAAGTAGCAAAAGGCGAATACATAAGCCATATCGACGGCGATGATGAGGTTTTGCCAAATTTTTTAGAAAGCCTATACAGGGGTGCTAGCGAAAATAATGCAGATTTGGTTTTAAGTGATGCTATTTTTATACGAGACGGCATAGAAAGTATCCACAAAGATAGCTTGCAAAGTGGTGTTGTAGATAAAAAAAAGTATTTAGATGATATATTAAACGCTAGATATGATAGAGTTTTAACTTCGGTTGTAAATAAATTATACAAAAAAACTTTGCACGATAGGGTTGAATTTCCTGTTGATATTAGATTTTACGCAGAAGATAGGTGTATAATCCCAAAAATAGCATTTTTTGCAGAAAAAATTTACAAAGTAGATGATACATTTTATAGATACTATCTAAATCGAAAACAGATGACATTTTTAAAGCTCAAAGATAATTTTATTGTAAATGAAAGCTTGACGAATTTTTTCACTAAACAAGGCTTTAACGACGCAGAAACAATATTTTGTAAAGATAGTATGCGAGTTGTGTTTCACTATTTTTTCATCTCTACCCCTTTTGATAAAAATGACATAAAACAAACTTTAAAAGAGTATAAAAGCAAAATTTGCGAGATAACAAAAAGTAGCGAATTTAAAGATTGTAGCTTGGAAAAATATAAAAAATTTATGCTTTCTATTTTGATAAGATTGCCAAATTCTGTTATTTTAAGTATTTGTGCCATGTCAAAAACTTTGGCGAAATTTGCTATTTTTGCTAGAAATTTATTTTTAAGGATTAAAAGTTGCAAATAG
- a CDS encoding glycosyltransferase family 32 protein, translated as MIPKIIHYCWFGGNPLPELALKYIESWKKYCPDYEIIEWNESNFDVNALQYTKEAYEAKKYAFVADVARLKALYEFGGIYMDTDMELLKNIDDLMNDKFFLGFESSEYVNLAICGSESKSDILQEMLDYYKTHKFMLENNQLNTTTIVTIMTNILSKYGLKLNGELQTVAGCRVYPADYFYPKNFYTNKLNFTNNTYGIHHYDSSWLDEKEKFKIKQRDYYVNKFGIFFGKFIYLINRFFYILKQDGIGRIFMLIKIKLGFK; from the coding sequence ATGATACCAAAGATTATTCATTATTGCTGGTTTGGCGGGAATCCTTTGCCAGAGTTAGCTTTAAAATATATCGAAAGCTGGAAAAAGTATTGCCCTGATTATGAAATTATTGAGTGGAATGAAAGTAATTTTGATGTAAATGCGTTACAATATACAAAAGAAGCATACGAAGCCAAAAAATACGCCTTTGTTGCAGATGTAGCAAGACTTAAAGCTTTGTATGAATTTGGCGGAATTTATATGGATACCGATATGGAACTTTTAAAAAATATCGATGATTTGATGAATGATAAATTTTTTCTTGGCTTTGAAAGTTCTGAATATGTAAATTTGGCGATTTGTGGCAGTGAATCAAAGTCGGATATTTTGCAAGAAATGCTAGATTATTACAAGACACATAAATTTATGCTAGAAAACAATCAACTAAACACAACGACCATTGTAACGATAATGACAAATATACTATCTAAATATGGTTTGAAACTAAATGGCGAGTTGCAGACTGTGGCTGGTTGTAGGGTTTATCCAGCTGATTATTTTTATCCAAAAAATTTTTATACTAATAAACTTAATTTTACAAATAATACCTATGGCATTCATCATTACGATAGCAGTTGGCTTGATGAAAAAGAAAAATTTAAAATAAAACAAAGAGATTACTATGTAAATAAATTTGGAATTTTTTTTGGTAAATTTATCTATTTAATAAATAGATTTTTTTATATTTTGAAACAAGATGGCATAGGTAGGATATTTATGTTAATTAAAATTAAGCTTGGGTTCAAATAA
- a CDS encoding glycosyltransferase family 2 protein has product MKNCLVSIIIPVYNVEKYIAKCATTLFEQDFDSIEYIFVNDCSPDNSMQVLQSIIEKYPNRKDNIKIINNTQNSGSSLTRKNGLNSANGEYILFIDSDDWVELDMISSMYKKAKEDGADIVICDLYSSFENKEIYSKEKYDFIKTDSEFSDSLLGVTNGFLPIKLVSKELYDKIDFPNFSLFEDVYISLQLFYFHRKKAYLPYAYYHYNQINLSSIVSGDKVIMNEEKIDCFRLLYNAILNFLIEKKIYEKYKIFLDMRIMHLVMMSYPTDTIKYLKLIDKNLANIKLIWCNPSLSFKTKIKYSFRFLGLEKINELLIVIYKKIK; this is encoded by the coding sequence ATGAAAAATTGTTTAGTTAGCATAATAATCCCAGTTTATAATGTCGAAAAATATATCGCCAAATGTGCCACAACACTATTTGAGCAAGATTTTGATAGCATTGAGTATATTTTTGTAAATGATTGTTCACCCGATAATAGTATGCAGGTTTTGCAAAGCATTATAGAAAAATATCCAAATAGAAAAGATAATATAAAAATCATAAACAATACTCAAAATAGCGGTTCGAGCCTAACTAGAAAAAATGGCTTAAATAGCGCAAATGGCGAGTATATACTTTTTATAGATAGCGATGATTGGGTAGAGCTTGATATGATAAGTTCTATGTATAAAAAAGCAAAAGAAGATGGTGCAGACATTGTAATATGTGATCTTTACAGCAGTTTTGAAAATAAAGAAATATATAGTAAAGAAAAATATGATTTTATAAAAACAGATTCCGAATTTTCAGATAGTTTGCTTGGTGTTACCAATGGCTTTTTACCAATAAAATTAGTATCCAAAGAGCTGTATGATAAAATCGATTTTCCTAATTTTAGTTTGTTTGAAGATGTTTATATATCGTTGCAGTTATTTTATTTTCATCGAAAAAAAGCATATCTTCCGTATGCTTATTATCACTATAACCAAATAAATTTATCTAGTATTGTTTCTGGTGACAAAGTTATTATGAATGAAGAAAAAATAGATTGTTTTAGATTACTTTACAACGCAATATTAAATTTTTTAATTGAGAAAAAAATCTATGAAAAATATAAAATTTTTTTAGATATGAGAATAATGCATCTTGTTATGATGTCTTATCCTACCGATACTATAAAATATTTAAAACTTATCGATAAAAATTTAGCAAACATCAAATTAATTTGGTGTAATCCAAGTTTATCATTTAAAACAAAAATAAAATATTCTTTTCGTTTTTTAGGACTTGAAAAAATAAATGAGCTATTGATAGTTATTTATAAGAAGATTAAATAA